In Kineococcus sp. NBC_00420, a single genomic region encodes these proteins:
- a CDS encoding PHP domain-containing protein, with protein MVHAQLDPDREVAVDPVQALRRTAFLLEREQASSFRVEAFRKAASVLLALPAEEFDTRLAAGTLTDLAGIGKSSAELVTQAAAGRTPDRLRKLEDAAGPLVEGGEALRAQLKGDLHTHTDASDGGSPLAEMAFTAVELGHDYIAVTDHSEGLKVANGLDRGRREDQLAQVEALAAPLRPFRLLSGIEVDIGRDGVLDCPPDLLERLDVVVASVHSELRMPGDAMTRRMLAAIRSGRMDVLGHCTGRMVKGGHGRVGEKGRPPSDFDAEQVFAACVEFDVAVEINARPERLDPPRALLRQAVAAGCTFTLSTDAHAPGQLDWQPYGCVRAEECGVPAERVVTTWPVERVLEWTARRRRAALG; from the coding sequence GTGGTCCACGCTCAGCTCGACCCGGACCGGGAGGTGGCCGTGGATCCCGTGCAGGCGTTGCGGCGCACCGCTTTCCTGCTGGAACGCGAACAGGCGAGCAGCTTCCGGGTCGAAGCGTTCCGCAAGGCCGCCTCGGTCCTGCTGGCCCTGCCCGCCGAGGAGTTCGACACCCGCCTCGCCGCCGGCACGCTGACCGACCTCGCGGGGATCGGGAAGTCGTCGGCCGAGCTCGTCACCCAGGCCGCCGCCGGCCGCACCCCTGACCGCCTCCGGAAGCTCGAGGACGCAGCGGGCCCCCTCGTCGAGGGCGGGGAGGCGCTGCGCGCGCAGTTGAAGGGCGACCTGCACACCCACACCGACGCCAGCGACGGCGGCAGCCCGCTCGCCGAGATGGCCTTCACCGCCGTCGAGCTCGGTCACGACTACATCGCCGTCACCGACCACTCCGAGGGTCTCAAGGTCGCCAACGGTCTGGACCGGGGCCGCCGGGAGGACCAGCTGGCCCAGGTCGAGGCCCTCGCCGCGCCGCTGCGACCGTTCCGGCTGCTGTCCGGCATCGAGGTCGACATCGGCCGGGACGGGGTCCTGGACTGCCCGCCCGACCTGCTGGAACGCCTCGACGTCGTCGTCGCCTCGGTGCACTCCGAACTCCGCATGCCCGGCGACGCGATGACCCGCCGCATGCTCGCGGCGATCCGCTCGGGCCGGATGGACGTCCTCGGCCACTGCACGGGCCGGATGGTCAAGGGCGGCCACGGCCGGGTCGGCGAGAAGGGCCGCCCGCCCAGCGACTTCGACGCCGAGCAGGTGTTCGCGGCCTGCGTCGAGTTCGACGTCGCGGTCGAGATCAACGCCCGCCCCGAACGTCTCGACCCACCGCGGGCGCTGCTGCGCCAGGCCGTCGCGGCCGGCTGCACGTTCACCCTCTCCACCGACGCGCACGCGCCCGGCCAGCTCGACTGGCAGCCCTACGGCTGTGTGCGCGCCGAGGAGTGCGGCGTCCCGGCCGAGCGCGTCGTCACGACGTGGCCGGTCGAACGGGTGCTGGAGTGGACGGCGCGTCGCCGGCGCGCTGCCCTCGGGTGA
- a CDS encoding GGDEF domain-containing protein, whose protein sequence is MTPHGTSPDWRALAAGAPATALLLGSTVQWASPGLAEFVLIDPPALVGTDALDLVLAADRPRARAALSAVREPGQRSGPLRLRPAARPEVRLELVARARAADHLVVAAWDVSHRLAVERELGHRASHDHLTGLPNRALLADRWGRSRSRVQADPALATFVLLCDVDGLKEVNDGLGHRAGDALLVEVARRLAAEVRPSDTVARLGGDEFVVLVEAVPSAHVEALAHRLRRSIAVVQAGVHVRLSVGWAADDLTRTTEAVLAEAEARMYEDKRAGRTVDLPGIHSTGPHA, encoded by the coding sequence GTGACCCCCCACGGGACGAGTCCCGACTGGCGCGCGCTGGCCGCCGGGGCACCCGCCACCGCCCTCCTGCTCGGCAGCACCGTGCAGTGGGCCTCGCCGGGGCTCGCGGAGTTCGTCCTGATCGACCCGCCCGCCCTCGTCGGCACCGACGCCCTGGACCTCGTCCTGGCGGCCGACCGCCCCCGCGCCCGCGCCGCGCTGAGTGCCGTGCGAGAGCCGGGGCAGCGTTCCGGGCCGCTGCGGCTGCGGCCCGCCGCACGTCCCGAGGTGCGCCTCGAGCTCGTCGCCCGGGCCCGCGCCGCCGACCACCTCGTGGTGGCGGCCTGGGACGTCTCGCACCGGCTGGCGGTGGAACGGGAACTCGGGCACCGCGCGAGCCACGACCACCTCACCGGGCTGCCCAACCGCGCGCTCCTGGCGGACCGCTGGGGCCGTTCCCGCTCCCGGGTGCAGGCCGACCCCGCCCTGGCCACGTTCGTCCTCCTGTGCGACGTCGACGGGCTGAAGGAGGTCAACGACGGGCTCGGGCACCGGGCCGGGGACGCCCTGCTCGTCGAGGTCGCCCGCCGGCTGGCCGCGGAGGTCCGCCCGAGCGACACCGTCGCCCGTCTCGGTGGGGACGAGTTCGTGGTCCTGGTCGAGGCGGTGCCCTCGGCCCACGTCGAGGCCCTCGCCCACCGGTTGCGCCGGAGCATCGCCGTCGTGCAGGCCGGCGTCCACGTGCGGCTCTCGGTCGGCTGGGCCGCCGACGACCTCACCCGCACCACGGAGGCCGTGCTGGCGGAGGCGGAGGCGCGCATGTACGAGGACAAGCGCGCCGGTCGCACCGTCGACCTGCCCGGGATCCACAGCACCGGTCCGCACGCCTGA
- the xylB gene encoding xylulokinase, which produces MTSVGGGTDRRVVAGIDSSTQSCKVVVRDAGTGELLRIGRAKHPDGTEIDPARWWQALEEAVADAGGLDDVDALAVGAQQHGSVLLDESGEVVRPALLWNDGRSAPAAEALTAELGGPKAWADQVGSVLVASLTITKLRWIAEHEPENVARTAAVCLPHDWLTWKLAGGQGARLVTDRGDASGTGYWSPAEGGYRRDLLQSAFGASPDLPDVLGPAESAGVSAGALSRGALIGPGTGDNMAAALGVGARVGDVVVSIGTSGVVSVVSDVATHDPSGLVAGFADASGRYLPLVCTLNAARVLDAAARMLGVDHDELSRLALSAPAGSGGLVFVPYLEGERTPVKPDSTGALHGLTLSTSTPAHVARATVEGLLCGLADGLDALVAQGVEIGRVVLVGGGARSEAVRRLAPAVLARPVVVPEPGEYVADGAARQAAWVLSGAEAPPDWTLNASQTFEADPTPHVRERYAQVRDLTANRI; this is translated from the coding sequence ATGACCAGCGTCGGAGGCGGAACGGACCGCCGTGTCGTGGCCGGGATCGACTCCTCCACCCAGTCCTGCAAGGTCGTCGTCCGCGACGCCGGAACGGGCGAGTTGCTGCGGATCGGGCGGGCCAAGCACCCCGACGGCACCGAGATTGACCCCGCACGCTGGTGGCAGGCCCTCGAGGAGGCCGTTGCCGACGCCGGCGGCCTCGACGACGTGGACGCGCTCGCCGTCGGCGCCCAGCAGCACGGCTCGGTGCTGCTCGACGAGTCCGGCGAGGTCGTGCGGCCCGCGCTGCTCTGGAACGACGGTCGCTCCGCGCCCGCGGCCGAGGCGCTGACCGCCGAGCTGGGCGGCCCGAAGGCCTGGGCTGACCAGGTCGGCAGCGTCCTGGTGGCCTCGCTGACGATCACCAAGCTGCGCTGGATCGCCGAGCACGAGCCCGAGAACGTGGCCCGTACCGCCGCGGTCTGCCTCCCGCACGACTGGCTGACCTGGAAGCTCGCCGGTGGTCAGGGGGCGCGGCTGGTGACGGACCGCGGGGACGCGTCCGGGACGGGGTACTGGTCACCCGCCGAGGGGGGCTACCGCAGGGACCTGCTGCAGTCCGCCTTCGGCGCCTCGCCGGACCTGCCGGACGTCCTGGGGCCGGCGGAGTCCGCGGGCGTCAGCGCCGGCGCTCTCTCCCGGGGCGCCCTGATCGGGCCGGGGACCGGGGACAACATGGCCGCCGCCCTCGGGGTGGGGGCCCGGGTCGGTGACGTCGTCGTGTCGATCGGGACGTCCGGTGTCGTCAGCGTCGTCAGCGACGTCGCGACCCACGACCCGAGCGGTCTGGTCGCCGGGTTCGCCGACGCGAGCGGTCGCTACCTGCCGCTGGTCTGCACGCTCAACGCCGCACGCGTCCTGGACGCCGCCGCCCGGATGCTGGGGGTCGACCACGACGAGCTGTCCCGGCTGGCCCTCTCGGCCCCCGCCGGCAGCGGGGGACTCGTCTTCGTGCCCTACCTGGAGGGGGAGCGGACCCCGGTGAAGCCGGACTCCACCGGCGCGCTGCACGGGCTCACGCTGTCGACCTCGACCCCCGCGCACGTGGCCCGCGCCACCGTCGAGGGACTGCTCTGCGGCCTCGCGGACGGTCTGGACGCCCTGGTCGCCCAGGGGGTCGAGATCGGGCGCGTGGTGCTCGTCGGCGGCGGGGCGCGTTCGGAGGCGGTGCGGCGCCTGGCTCCCGCGGTGCTGGCCCGTCCCGTCGTCGTCCCCGAACCGGGGGAGTACGTCGCCGACGGTGCCGCGCGGCAGGCGGCGTGGGTGCTCTCCGGCGCGGAGGCCCCACCGGACTGGACGCTGAACGCGTCGCAGACCTTCGAGGCCGACCCGACCCCGCACGTGCGGGAGCGCTACGCGCAGGTGCGCGACCTGACGGCGAACAGGATCTGA
- a CDS encoding DUF3073 domain-containing protein, with protein sequence MGRGRQKAKQTKVARELKYFSPDTDYNALQRELHGPDPYRQLGRPEPQKAPESDVVEDDDSEDEAEDWSKYTATDDHDEWTSKRRA encoded by the coding sequence ATGGGGCGCGGCCGTCAGAAGGCCAAGCAGACGAAGGTCGCTCGGGAGCTGAAGTACTTCAGTCCCGACACCGACTACAACGCTCTGCAACGTGAGCTTCACGGGCCCGACCCGTACCGCCAACTCGGGCGACCAGAGCCCCAGAAGGCGCCGGAGTCTGACGTGGTAGAGGACGACGACTCGGAGGACGAAGCCGAGGACTGGTCGAAGTACACCGCGACGGACGACCACGACGAGTGGACGTCCAAGCGCCGAGCCTGA
- the purM gene encoding phosphoribosylformylglycinamidine cyclo-ligase produces MSATTTPATTPAGTTYADAGVDVVAGDRAVELMKASVARTQGPEVVGGFGGFAGLYDVSVLKDYRRPLLATSTDGVGTKVAIAQALDRHDTIGSDLVGMVVDDIVVCGATPLFMTDYIACGRVVPERMAAIVAGIARGCEEAGVALVGGETAEHPGLLGPEEYDVAGAVTGVVEADELLGAERVEVGDVLVAMASSGLHSNGYSLVRRVFADAGWAYDRHVEEFGRTLGEELLVPTRIYARPALATLSSGGVHAMSHVTGGGLAANLARCLPADVTAVVDRTTWTPGAVFSLVRDLGRVPTDDLERTLNLGVGMLAVVRPDSVDAVVATLEQAGIPAWVCGEVRGRKEADGPSNGKGIAGGVTLLQGRHQGW; encoded by the coding sequence GTGAGTGCGACGACGACACCGGCGACGACACCCGCGGGGACGACGTACGCGGACGCGGGGGTCGACGTCGTCGCGGGGGACCGCGCCGTCGAGCTCATGAAGGCGTCCGTCGCCCGGACTCAGGGGCCCGAGGTCGTCGGCGGCTTCGGCGGCTTCGCCGGCCTCTACGACGTCTCGGTGCTCAAGGACTACCGCCGCCCGCTGCTGGCCACCAGCACCGACGGGGTCGGCACCAAGGTCGCGATCGCGCAGGCGCTCGACCGGCACGACACCATCGGCTCCGACCTCGTCGGCATGGTCGTCGACGACATCGTCGTCTGCGGTGCGACGCCGCTGTTCATGACCGACTACATCGCGTGCGGACGGGTCGTCCCCGAGCGGATGGCCGCGATCGTCGCAGGCATCGCCCGCGGCTGCGAGGAGGCGGGCGTGGCGCTGGTCGGCGGCGAGACCGCCGAGCACCCCGGTCTCCTCGGGCCGGAGGAGTACGACGTCGCCGGAGCGGTCACGGGGGTCGTCGAGGCCGACGAGCTGCTGGGCGCGGAACGCGTCGAGGTCGGCGACGTCCTCGTCGCGATGGCCAGCTCCGGGCTGCACTCCAACGGGTACTCGCTGGTCCGCCGCGTCTTCGCCGACGCCGGGTGGGCCTACGACCGGCACGTGGAGGAGTTCGGCCGCACCCTGGGCGAAGAGCTCCTCGTCCCGACCCGGATCTACGCCCGGCCCGCGCTGGCCACGTTGAGCTCCGGTGGCGTGCACGCCATGAGCCACGTGACCGGGGGCGGCCTCGCGGCCAACCTGGCGCGCTGCCTTCCGGCGGACGTGACGGCCGTGGTGGACCGCACGACCTGGACCCCGGGTGCGGTGTTCAGCCTGGTCCGCGACCTCGGCCGGGTGCCGACGGACGACCTCGAGCGCACCCTGAACCTGGGCGTGGGCATGCTGGCCGTCGTGCGTCCCGACAGCGTCGACGCCGTGGTGGCCACCCTGGAACAGGCCGGCATCCCGGCGTGGGTGTGCGGTGAGGTGCGTGGACGCAAAGAGGCGGACGGCCCCAGCAACGGCAAGGGCATCGCAGGAGGCGTGACCCTCCTCCAGGGCCGGCACCAGGGTTGGTGA
- the purF gene encoding amidophosphoribosyltransferase — protein MARGDGRLNHDLLPGEKGPQDACGVFGVWAPGEEVSKLTFYGLYALQHRGQEAAGIAVSNGEQILVFKDTGLVSQVFDESALESLQGHIAVGHARYSTTGGGGWQNAQPTLGDTAGGTVALAHNGNLTNLFALRDLQAERYPNSARPVLPGRPSPSELARGNTTDTAILTALFAGDPDHTLEATAAEVLPHVQGAFSLVFMDEHTLYAARDPQGIRPLVLGRLDRGWVVASEIPALDIVGASFVREIEPGELIAIDADGLRSTRFAEAKPKGCVFEYVYLARPDTAINGKVVQEARVEMGRVLAREHPVEADLVIPTPESGTPAAIGYAEESGIPYGQGMVKNSYVGRTFIQPNQTIRQLGIRLKLNPLKHVVAGKRLVVVDDSIVRGNTQRALIRMLREAGAAEIHVRISSPPVKWPCFYGIDFATRAELIANGLSVEDIAQSIGADSLGYISTEGMIAATEQPVERLCTACFSGEYPVPLNDLDRLGEHAMDKPRIPITPVSRSEPAQGAQQ, from the coding sequence GTGGCCCGCGGTGACGGACGTCTGAACCACGACCTGCTTCCCGGCGAGAAAGGACCTCAGGACGCTTGCGGCGTCTTCGGGGTCTGGGCTCCCGGTGAGGAAGTCTCCAAACTGACCTTCTACGGTCTCTACGCCCTGCAGCACCGGGGGCAGGAGGCGGCTGGCATCGCCGTGAGCAACGGCGAGCAGATCCTCGTCTTCAAGGACACCGGTCTCGTGTCCCAGGTCTTCGACGAGTCCGCGCTGGAGTCCCTCCAGGGGCACATCGCGGTCGGTCACGCCCGCTACTCCACGACCGGTGGCGGCGGCTGGCAGAACGCCCAGCCCACCCTCGGCGACACCGCCGGCGGGACCGTGGCGCTCGCGCACAACGGCAACCTCACGAACCTGTTCGCGCTGCGCGATCTGCAGGCCGAGCGCTACCCGAACTCCGCCCGTCCCGTGCTGCCCGGACGGCCCTCGCCCAGCGAGCTGGCCCGCGGCAACACCACGGACACCGCGATCCTCACGGCCCTCTTCGCCGGGGACCCCGACCACACGCTCGAAGCGACGGCCGCCGAGGTCCTGCCGCACGTGCAGGGCGCCTTCAGCCTCGTCTTCATGGACGAGCACACCCTCTACGCCGCCCGTGACCCCCAGGGCATCCGCCCGCTGGTCCTGGGGCGCCTGGACCGCGGTTGGGTCGTGGCTTCGGAGATCCCCGCGCTGGACATCGTCGGCGCGAGCTTCGTCCGCGAGATCGAACCCGGCGAGCTCATCGCCATCGACGCGGACGGCCTGCGCAGCACCCGCTTCGCCGAGGCCAAGCCCAAGGGCTGCGTCTTCGAGTACGTCTACCTGGCCCGCCCGGACACCGCCATCAACGGCAAGGTCGTCCAGGAGGCCCGTGTCGAGATGGGCCGGGTCCTCGCCCGCGAGCACCCCGTCGAGGCCGACCTCGTCATCCCCACCCCGGAGTCCGGGACGCCCGCCGCCATCGGCTACGCCGAGGAGTCCGGCATCCCCTACGGACAGGGGATGGTGAAGAACTCCTACGTGGGGCGCACCTTCATCCAGCCCAACCAGACGATCCGCCAGCTCGGGATCCGGTTGAAGCTGAACCCGCTCAAGCACGTCGTGGCGGGCAAGCGCCTCGTCGTCGTGGACGACTCGATCGTCCGCGGCAACACCCAGCGCGCCCTGATCCGGATGCTGCGCGAGGCCGGCGCCGCGGAGATCCACGTCCGGATCTCCTCCCCGCCGGTGAAGTGGCCGTGCTTCTACGGCATCGACTTCGCGACCCGGGCCGAGCTGATCGCCAACGGCCTCTCCGTCGAGGACATCGCCCAGAGCATCGGGGCCGACTCCCTCGGCTACATCTCGACCGAGGGCATGATCGCGGCGACCGAGCAGCCCGTCGAGCGGCTCTGCACCGCCTGCTTCTCCGGCGAGTACCCCGTCCCGCTGAACGACCTCGACCGCCTCGGCGAGCACGCGATGGACAAGCCGCGCATCCCGATCACACCGGTCTCCCGGTCCGAACCCGCCCAGGGGGCCCAGCAGTGA
- a CDS encoding sterol carrier family protein, protein MPTRRRTDPTEGLAAVRAVEDLWERGEKPARPVLATAVRYSLEELAARYPGGSVEVRVPPFAAVQVIEGPRHTRGTPPAVVEMDATTWIELATGRTEFDAARAAGRVQASGNRADLGELLPLVPPRTVLP, encoded by the coding sequence GTGCCCACCCGTCGCCGCACCGACCCCACCGAAGGCCTCGCCGCCGTCCGCGCCGTGGAGGACCTCTGGGAACGGGGCGAGAAGCCCGCGCGGCCGGTGCTGGCCACCGCCGTGCGGTACTCGCTGGAGGAGCTCGCCGCCCGCTACCCCGGGGGGAGCGTCGAGGTGCGCGTGCCGCCGTTCGCGGCGGTGCAGGTCATCGAGGGCCCGCGGCACACCCGGGGGACCCCGCCGGCCGTCGTGGAGATGGACGCGACGACCTGGATCGAGCTCGCGACGGGCCGGACGGAGTTCGACGCGGCCCGGGCCGCGGGGCGGGTCCAGGCCAGCGGCAACCGCGCCGACCTCGGCGAACTGCTGCCGCTCGTCCCACCGCGTACCGTTCTCCCGTGA
- a CDS encoding MFS transporter: MGSNRRHRLGFWIVAAAFATALAFATVPTPLWALYRQRDGLPTVVVTIAFAVYAAGVAIALFTVGHLSDHLGRRRVLAPALVLEAVAALALALTPNLAVLIVARIVTGLAVGALTPTATAYLAELHGRTASRRPGLGAVVATAANLGGLGLGALVAGLLVGHLGDPLRVPHEVFLVLLLLAAAAVALLVPETVEREHRPYRVQRIAVPAAARGRYLAAALASFALFAVLGLFTSLAPAVLASLGHPGPVTGGASTFAVLAAAALSQVLLVRLHATHQVRIGLALTALGVVGLGVGVVLGLVAVFLGGAVVAGAGVGVLLKGSLTTATSLAPAGARGEAAAGIFLAGYLGMAVPALAVGFSSSAGVAYDVSVPVLAVVVLALLGTVAVALRRNPAPGSEPADSGPVQVSTGSGDDRQGVVAGPR; the protein is encoded by the coding sequence ATGGGATCGAACCGCCGGCACCGTCTCGGCTTCTGGATCGTCGCCGCCGCCTTCGCGACCGCGCTGGCCTTCGCCACCGTGCCGACCCCGCTGTGGGCCCTCTACCGCCAACGCGACGGGCTGCCCACGGTCGTGGTGACCATCGCCTTCGCGGTCTACGCGGCCGGCGTCGCGATCGCCCTCTTCACCGTCGGGCACCTCTCCGACCACCTGGGCCGGCGCCGCGTCCTGGCCCCCGCCCTCGTGCTCGAGGCCGTCGCCGCGCTCGCCCTCGCGCTCACCCCGAACCTCGCCGTCCTCATCGTCGCCCGGATCGTGACCGGGCTCGCCGTCGGGGCGCTGACCCCCACCGCCACCGCGTACCTCGCCGAGCTCCACGGCCGGACCGCCTCCCGCAGGCCGGGGCTCGGCGCCGTCGTCGCCACCGCCGCCAACCTCGGCGGTCTCGGCCTCGGGGCCCTCGTCGCCGGGTTGCTCGTCGGCCACCTCGGGGACCCGCTGCGGGTCCCGCACGAGGTCTTCCTCGTCCTGCTGCTGCTCGCCGCCGCGGCCGTCGCGCTGCTCGTCCCCGAGACCGTCGAGCGCGAGCACCGGCCCTACCGCGTCCAGCGGATCGCCGTCCCGGCCGCCGCCCGGGGCCGCTACCTCGCCGCCGCCCTGGCCTCCTTCGCGCTCTTCGCCGTCCTGGGGCTCTTCACCTCCCTCGCCCCCGCCGTCCTGGCCTCCCTCGGGCACCCCGGCCCGGTGACCGGCGGGGCGAGCACCTTCGCCGTCCTGGCCGCGGCGGCGCTGAGCCAGGTCCTCCTCGTCCGCCTGCACGCCACCCACCAGGTGCGGATCGGGCTGGCCCTCACCGCCCTCGGCGTCGTCGGTCTCGGGGTCGGGGTGGTGCTCGGGCTCGTCGCGGTGTTCCTCGGCGGCGCGGTCGTGGCGGGGGCGGGCGTCGGCGTCCTGCTCAAGGGCTCGCTCACGACGGCGACCTCGCTGGCCCCCGCGGGTGCCCGCGGTGAGGCGGCCGCCGGCATCTTCCTGGCCGGCTACCTCGGGATGGCCGTCCCGGCGCTCGCCGTCGGGTTCAGCAGTTCCGCCGGGGTCGCCTACGACGTCTCGGTCCCCGTCCTCGCCGTCGTCGTGCTCGCCCTCCTGGGCACCGTCGCGGTGGCCCTGCGCCGCAACCCCGCTCCCGGTTCGGAGCCTGCTGACAGCGGCCCCGTCCAGGTGTCTACTGGTAGCGGCGACGACCGGCAGGGGGTCGTCGCCGGCCCTCGGTGA
- a CDS encoding LysR family transcriptional regulator, whose protein sequence is MELRQLEVFLAVVEAGTISAAARRLGAAQSAVSTVVRALEEDLGVALFVRTSRRAVVTDAGRALLPEARRVLAGVSEARSAVLDADGGPSGPLAVGVVTTMHPVDLPLLLQRFTTANPRVSVSMRVFADGSRGLLRALVDGELDVAFLSWPFRPPASVVLRHLDRTAFRLLLPPGHPLASSAPVELADLAGDRWIDGPPGFANRLQVDALFARVGATRRVVLEVPDVSTFPRYVAAGLGPAFVPGSVPVGAGCHEQPVAGEPLSWTLSLATSRPSPERPVRKAVTAFAEAVDRHVRRSAPAPGVSTRGR, encoded by the coding sequence GTGGAGCTGCGTCAGCTGGAGGTGTTCCTCGCCGTCGTCGAGGCGGGGACGATCAGCGCGGCCGCCCGGCGGCTGGGGGCCGCGCAGTCCGCGGTGAGCACCGTCGTGCGGGCGCTGGAGGAGGACCTGGGCGTCGCCCTGTTCGTCCGCACGTCACGCCGCGCCGTCGTCACCGACGCGGGCCGGGCCCTGCTGCCGGAGGCCCGACGGGTGCTCGCCGGGGTCTCCGAGGCGCGCTCGGCGGTGCTCGACGCCGACGGTGGACCCTCCGGGCCGCTGGCCGTGGGCGTCGTGACGACGATGCACCCGGTGGACCTGCCCCTGCTGCTGCAGCGGTTCACGACGGCGAACCCCCGGGTGTCGGTGTCGATGCGGGTCTTCGCCGACGGTTCGCGGGGTCTGCTGCGCGCCCTCGTCGACGGCGAGCTGGACGTCGCGTTCCTGTCCTGGCCGTTCCGGCCGCCGGCGAGCGTCGTGCTGCGTCACCTCGACCGGACCGCCTTCCGGTTGCTGCTGCCCCCCGGGCACCCGCTGGCCTCCTCGGCCCCGGTGGAACTGGCGGACCTCGCGGGGGACCGCTGGATCGACGGCCCGCCGGGTTTCGCGAACCGATTGCAGGTCGACGCGCTGTTCGCGCGGGTCGGCGCGACGCGACGGGTGGTCCTGGAGGTGCCGGACGTCTCGACGTTCCCCCGCTACGTCGCCGCCGGTCTCGGCCCGGCGTTCGTGCCGGGTTCGGTCCCCGTCGGGGCCGGCTGCCACGAGCAGCCCGTCGCGGGTGAGCCGCTGAGCTGGACGTTGTCGCTGGCGACCTCGCGTCCCTCCCCCGAACGTCCCGTGCGCAAGGCCGTCACCGCCTTCGCCGAGGCCGTCGACCGCCACGTCCGCCGTTCCGCGCCGGCCCCGGGGGTCAGCACTCGGGGACGTTGA